The following coding sequences are from one Leptospira mayottensis 200901116 window:
- a CDS encoding reverse transcriptase family protein: protein MHTVHGNFFYTLSNKKRLAKYLRVSLKELLTLQDDSNYKVWFEEGENGKLREIQEPSYKLKSVHSIIQKSLASIVAPEFLFSGVKGKSNISNASYHKDSNYIVTADIRSFYINCNKEYIFRFFKYTLHTSDDIARILTELCCYKTFLPTGSPVSQILAYHSYARIFNRIDAFSKANGITFSLYVDDITLSSEKSIHPYILKKISKLLESVNLSLKREKTKFYSKNSYKIVTGCAISPDHILLRPNKIMRKINNKLCKHEKDLSKLTSKEIESVLGQVIYLRSITPNSYSQLFKSLSLMKAEEKIKQRPL from the coding sequence ATGCACACAGTTCACGGTAATTTTTTTTATACACTTTCAAACAAAAAAAGATTAGCGAAATACTTACGTGTTTCCCTCAAAGAACTCCTTACTCTCCAAGATGATTCAAACTATAAAGTATGGTTTGAGGAAGGAGAAAACGGAAAACTCAGAGAAATACAAGAGCCTAGCTATAAACTCAAATCAGTGCATTCTATAATTCAAAAATCTCTTGCTTCGATTGTAGCGCCCGAATTTCTTTTTTCAGGAGTAAAAGGAAAATCAAATATTTCTAATGCGTCATATCACAAAGATAGCAATTATATAGTAACGGCGGACATCCGAAGCTTTTACATTAATTGCAATAAAGAATACATTTTTAGATTTTTTAAATATACGCTTCACACTTCAGATGATATTGCGCGAATACTAACTGAGCTTTGCTGCTATAAAACTTTCCTGCCAACAGGCAGTCCGGTCAGCCAAATCTTAGCCTATCATTCTTACGCAAGAATATTCAATAGAATTGATGCTTTTTCAAAAGCGAACGGTATCACATTCTCCTTATATGTAGACGATATTACACTATCTTCAGAAAAATCCATTCATCCTTATATTCTAAAAAAAATATCAAAACTTCTAGAATCTGTAAACTTATCATTGAAAAGAGAAAAAACAAAATTTTATAGCAAGAACTCCTACAAAATAGTTACAGGATGCGCAATTAGTCCTGATCACATATTATTACGACCCAATAAAATTATGAGAAAAATTAATAATAAGCTATGTAAACACGAAAAGGATTTATCAAAGCTAACTTCAAAAGAAATCGAAAGCGTTTTAGGCCAAGTGATATATTTAAGATCTATAACCCCGAATTCTTACTCTCAATTATTCAAATCTTTAAGCTTAATGAAAGCAGAAGAAAAAATTAAACAGAGACCCTTGTAA
- a CDS encoding DNA methyltransferase produces the protein MSIALKKKERKIQIGEFWTSRQRQSHSIHYSVSYRASFKPELPAFFLDRYLSKNKSIVLDPFGGRGTTSIQANLEGHSAIHNDISPMSLFLAKSRQTIPSLDSMEKILGRLDLKKKTQEEKEDKDLLAFYHKDTLNEIKNLKRILSRDLSPEIQYIGVTALSRLHGHSDGFFSVYSFPQISIPPAAQKRNNEKRGIKPEYKEIKSRILQKMKRDLKSPLPPFYHEFSGRNRYTNHSSLYLESMEDGIADLVITSPPFLDKVNYEEDNWLRYWFLDIELPDHKKPSIFSTLDAWMEFIRETLKELSRVLKSNGVCVMEVGDIKKGSTVFNLDEYVIQAASGSGLEWETTFINDQKFTKLSNCWNVSNNEKGTNSNRCVVFRNFK, from the coding sequence ATGTCGATCGCACTCAAAAAAAAAGAAAGAAAAATTCAAATCGGAGAATTCTGGACCTCTCGCCAGAGGCAATCTCATTCCATTCATTATAGCGTGAGTTACCGTGCCTCGTTTAAACCCGAACTCCCTGCATTTTTTTTGGATCGATATCTTTCTAAAAATAAGAGTATCGTTTTGGATCCTTTCGGAGGTAGAGGGACTACTTCCATTCAAGCGAATTTGGAAGGTCACTCCGCGATTCACAATGATATCAGCCCGATGTCTTTGTTTCTTGCTAAGTCCAGACAAACGATTCCTTCCCTCGACAGTATGGAAAAGATTTTGGGTCGATTGGATTTAAAAAAGAAAACTCAAGAGGAAAAAGAAGATAAGGATCTGCTCGCTTTTTATCATAAGGACACTCTAAACGAAATCAAAAATTTAAAACGAATTCTTTCCCGGGATCTTTCTCCCGAGATCCAATACATTGGGGTCACGGCGCTTTCCAGACTTCACGGACATAGTGATGGATTTTTTTCGGTTTATAGTTTCCCGCAGATTTCAATTCCTCCGGCGGCTCAAAAGCGAAACAATGAGAAAAGGGGAATCAAACCGGAATATAAGGAAATTAAATCTCGGATCTTGCAGAAGATGAAGCGAGATCTAAAGTCTCCGCTTCCTCCGTTTTATCATGAATTTTCAGGTAGAAATCGTTATACAAATCATTCCTCTTTGTACTTGGAATCTATGGAGGATGGAATTGCAGATCTTGTCATCACTTCTCCGCCTTTTTTGGATAAGGTGAACTATGAAGAGGATAATTGGCTTCGTTATTGGTTTTTGGATATAGAACTTCCGGATCATAAAAAGCCGAGTATTTTTTCTACTCTTGATGCTTGGATGGAATTTATCCGGGAAACTTTGAAAGAACTTTCTAGAGTTCTCAAGTCGAATGGGGTTTGTGTCATGGAAGTGGGCGATATCAAAAAGGGCTCCACTGTTTTCAATTTGGACGAGTACGTGATCCAAGCCGCTTCCGGTTCTGGTTTAGAATGGGAAACGACTTTTATCAACGACCAAAAGTTCACGAAACTTTCCAATTGCTGGAACGTTTCGAATAACGAAAAAGGTACGAACTCAAATCGTTGCGTGGTCTTTCGAAATTTTAAGTAA
- a CDS encoding penicillin-binding transpeptidase domain-containing protein, whose amino-acid sequence MKSAIISILFALWLCSCKSTSSAKSFSEKSLNGKGKFLCAILVNQTANDKIYFQKNECSYKTPPSSLFHSVLALMSVESGYLKADQSLFSWDKTRYPYIRWQKDQNLKSALEYSVHWYFAKLWNDIGPEKGKPLLEKIGTFQVPFTQNSFWLDGSYTISPSEFADFLIRLQETSPPFRKKTIQTVFDLFKRTPGSLSNASGSHDLAGDWSGVEDYKSDSAFYYTQDETDSWFWVSFQKTNVRWFLLTRVRVLGQPTSPLEAATLASQILREESIVP is encoded by the coding sequence GTGAAAAGTGCCATCATATCCATCCTCTTCGCTCTTTGGCTTTGTTCCTGTAAAAGCACCTCTTCCGCGAAATCTTTTTCTGAAAAAAGTTTAAACGGAAAAGGTAAATTTCTCTGCGCAATCTTAGTCAATCAAACCGCAAACGACAAAATTTACTTTCAAAAAAATGAATGTTCCTATAAGACACCTCCCTCTTCCCTATTTCATTCCGTTTTGGCACTTATGTCCGTCGAAAGCGGTTATCTAAAAGCGGACCAGTCTCTTTTTTCCTGGGATAAGACAAGATATCCCTACATTCGTTGGCAGAAAGATCAAAATCTTAAATCCGCTTTAGAATATTCGGTGCATTGGTATTTCGCAAAACTTTGGAACGACATCGGACCGGAAAAAGGAAAACCGCTTCTGGAGAAAATCGGAACGTTTCAGGTTCCGTTCACTCAAAATTCATTTTGGCTGGACGGCTCTTATACGATCTCACCTTCGGAATTCGCTGACTTTTTAATCCGACTTCAGGAAACTTCTCCACCTTTTCGTAAAAAGACGATTCAAACCGTTTTCGATCTTTTCAAAAGAACACCCGGTTCTCTTTCAAACGCAAGTGGAAGTCACGATCTTGCGGGAGATTGGAGCGGAGTAGAAGATTATAAATCGGATTCGGCGTTTTATTACACCCAAGACGAAACTGATTCCTGGTTTTGGGTTTCTTTCCAAAAAACGAACGTTCGCTGGTTTCTTCTTACGAGAGTCAGGGTTTTAGGACAACCGACGAGTCCCTTGGAAGCGGCAACACTCGCATCCCAAATTCTCAGAGAAGAATCCATCGTTCCTTAA
- a CDS encoding cation:proton antiporter: MKKISLFYIFLIFLFILSLGFILQTGQNLEPEKKNFHSSQISSEKNTKARNYPVKTVPLRPDFLDVEAMGKIFSGHLRQPISRLLLQLIIIMFSARFFGKLATILGQPSVIGEILAGILLGPSLLGLVFPEGFQLLFPKESLSTLQILSQLGLLLFMFVIGMELDLKILKNQAESAVIISHSSIMFPFLLGVGLAYFIYVPLAPEGVDFVAFCLFMGTGMSITAFPVLARIILEKGLTKTALGSLALTAAAADDVTAWCVLAIVVTIVNAGSFSSGILMIVMSLTYMFVMWKGILPLMRRAGNLYTTKESMTKTITAFFFLFIFFSAWITEAIGIHALFGAFLAGVVMPDKKELRDNLVEKIEDFSLTVLLPLFFAFTGLRTKFGLLSSSGLWPVFFLILFVAVLGKLGGSSIASRMSGKNWKDSLSIGILMNTRGLMELIVLNIGYDLGVLSEEIFSMMVLMALATTIMTGPGLKLVEFFFTKKSSTVKPATGTRILISFAQHSRGLELLKIAYGLFPEKKKEREVTAVHLSPDSNISEFHAEKYESSSFTPLKELSKDLNIQLQTIYKTSTNITKDIIRIVNEGNYKLLLIGAARSFFSDDILGGKIRTILNETDCNAGILFSSQLEDVKNIHILFGKEKDLGLLHISKRLADNYNSKLSIVDLNGSVDRIPSRIKQNFKKEKVKILTPGNDSSDWNKFDLILCDLDIWENHPEFRVNELPKGGGLLLVRSTDDFLTEI, from the coding sequence ATGAAAAAAATATCGTTATTTTATATTTTTCTAATTTTCTTATTCATCTTGTCTTTGGGCTTTATTCTTCAGACCGGACAAAACCTGGAACCGGAAAAGAAGAATTTCCACTCTTCCCAAATTTCATCGGAAAAAAACACAAAGGCAAGAAATTATCCCGTAAAGACCGTTCCTCTAAGACCGGATTTTCTAGACGTGGAAGCAATGGGAAAAATTTTCTCCGGTCACCTGAGACAGCCAATTTCAAGACTTCTTCTTCAATTGATCATAATCATGTTTTCCGCCCGATTCTTCGGCAAACTCGCAACAATTCTAGGACAACCTTCCGTGATAGGAGAAATTCTAGCCGGAATCCTTCTCGGTCCCTCTTTGCTCGGTTTGGTATTTCCCGAAGGATTTCAACTTTTATTTCCTAAAGAATCCTTATCCACTCTTCAAATCTTAAGTCAACTCGGGCTTTTGCTCTTTATGTTCGTAATTGGTATGGAATTGGATCTTAAAATTCTAAAAAACCAAGCCGAGTCCGCAGTAATTATCTCTCATTCAAGCATTATGTTTCCGTTCCTTTTAGGAGTGGGCCTTGCATATTTCATCTATGTTCCGTTGGCACCGGAAGGAGTGGATTTCGTCGCGTTTTGCCTTTTTATGGGAACCGGTATGAGCATTACCGCCTTTCCGGTACTTGCAAGAATCATTCTGGAAAAAGGTTTAACCAAAACAGCGTTAGGAAGTCTTGCACTCACCGCAGCCGCGGCCGACGATGTGACCGCTTGGTGTGTATTAGCGATCGTCGTCACGATCGTAAACGCTGGTTCCTTCTCTTCGGGAATTCTCATGATCGTCATGTCTCTAACGTACATGTTCGTAATGTGGAAAGGAATCCTTCCTCTGATGAGAAGAGCCGGAAACTTATACACTACCAAAGAATCGATGACAAAAACAATCACCGCTTTCTTCTTTTTATTCATTTTTTTCTCGGCCTGGATCACGGAAGCAATTGGAATTCATGCGCTCTTCGGTGCATTTCTAGCTGGAGTCGTGATGCCCGATAAAAAGGAACTCAGAGACAATTTGGTAGAAAAGATTGAAGACTTCAGTCTTACCGTTTTGCTTCCTCTTTTTTTCGCATTTACGGGACTCAGGACAAAATTTGGTCTTCTGTCAAGCTCAGGTCTTTGGCCGGTCTTTTTTCTAATCCTTTTCGTAGCCGTCTTAGGAAAGTTAGGCGGAAGTTCGATCGCATCCCGTATGTCTGGTAAAAATTGGAAAGATTCCCTTTCAATTGGCATTCTCATGAATACCCGCGGCCTGATGGAGTTGATCGTTTTGAACATCGGTTACGACTTAGGAGTTTTATCCGAAGAGATTTTTTCGATGATGGTTTTGATGGCTCTTGCCACAACGATCATGACCGGTCCAGGACTCAAACTCGTAGAATTCTTTTTTACAAAGAAAAGCTCCACCGTAAAACCAGCGACCGGCACCAGAATACTCATCTCTTTCGCGCAACATTCGAGAGGCTTGGAACTATTAAAGATCGCTTATGGACTTTTCCCCGAGAAAAAAAAAGAGAGAGAAGTAACCGCCGTTCATTTATCTCCGGATTCCAATATTTCCGAATTTCACGCGGAAAAATACGAATCTTCAAGTTTTACTCCTCTCAAAGAACTTTCCAAGGATTTGAACATACAGCTCCAAACGATCTACAAAACCTCCACGAACATCACAAAGGACATCATTCGAATCGTGAACGAAGGAAATTATAAACTTCTCTTGATCGGGGCGGCCCGTTCCTTTTTTTCGGATGATATCCTCGGCGGAAAAATTCGGACTATTCTGAACGAAACGGATTGTAATGCGGGCATTCTATTTTCTTCCCAATTAGAGGACGTGAAAAACATTCATATCCTCTTCGGCAAAGAAAAAGATCTCGGACTTCTTCATATCTCCAAAAGACTTGCAGACAATTACAACTCCAAACTTTCAATCGTGGATTTGAACGGCTCCGTAGATCGAATTCCTTCCCGGATCAAACAGAATTTCAAAAAAGAAAAAGTGAAAATCCTGACTCCGGGAAACGATTCATCCGATTGGAACAAGTTCGATCTTATTCTTTGTGATTTAGACATCTGGGAAAATCATCCCGAATTCAGGGTAAACGAACTTCCGAAAGGTGGAGGACTTCTCTTAGTCCGGTCCACGGACGACTTTCTAACCGAAATATAA
- a CDS encoding amidohydrolase, which yields MVRMKLTTTDRTEELIRYRRQIHKHPELRYEENQTASYVIDHLKSLGLSFQDKIAKTGVVSLIDSGKPGKTLLVRADMDALPIFEESLKEYKSVHDGIMHACGHDAHTSILMGLATEIKEDIRSIIPKGKVLLVFQPAEEGGQGADKMIEEGILEKYNIDAALALHVWNHIPVGKIGVVDGPMMAAVDEFTIIVAGISGHGAMPQHTVDPIVVGAQIVNALQTIVSRNTDPLDSCVVTVGSFHAGNAFNVIPETAELKGTVRTYSKKMFEEVPEKLERVVFGIASALGAKVSIRYERTNQPTINDSGMANIVRKASLNVLGPGSVTEENTKSMGGEDFSAFLMKVPGCYFFVGSRNEEKGFVYPHHSSKFDIDEDSLSIGLNVLKEAIKIYHEEN from the coding sequence ATGGTTCGAATGAAACTTACAACTACAGATCGAACCGAAGAACTCATACGCTATAGGAGACAAATCCATAAACATCCGGAACTCAGATACGAGGAAAATCAAACCGCAAGTTATGTGATCGATCATTTGAAAAGTTTAGGTCTTTCTTTTCAGGATAAAATCGCAAAAACCGGAGTTGTATCTTTGATCGATTCCGGCAAACCCGGAAAAACACTTCTCGTACGGGCAGATATGGACGCCTTACCTATTTTCGAGGAATCTCTCAAGGAATACAAATCTGTTCACGACGGGATCATGCACGCCTGTGGTCACGATGCTCATACTTCTATTCTCATGGGACTTGCGACGGAAATTAAAGAGGATATTAGGTCCATTATTCCCAAAGGAAAGGTTTTATTGGTATTCCAGCCTGCGGAAGAAGGCGGGCAGGGAGCGGATAAGATGATCGAAGAAGGAATATTAGAGAAGTATAACATAGATGCTGCCTTGGCTTTGCATGTTTGGAACCATATCCCCGTAGGAAAAATAGGAGTCGTGGATGGACCGATGATGGCCGCCGTAGACGAATTCACGATCATCGTCGCCGGAATCAGCGGCCATGGGGCCATGCCTCAACATACCGTGGATCCGATTGTAGTCGGAGCTCAGATCGTAAACGCGTTACAGACTATCGTTTCTAGAAATACGGATCCGCTTGATTCTTGTGTGGTAACTGTCGGAAGTTTTCATGCAGGAAACGCGTTTAACGTGATCCCGGAAACCGCGGAATTAAAAGGAACCGTGAGAACGTATTCCAAAAAGATGTTCGAGGAAGTTCCCGAAAAATTGGAAAGGGTGGTTTTTGGAATCGCGTCCGCGCTTGGTGCAAAAGTTTCCATCCGCTACGAAAGAACGAATCAGCCCACTATCAACGATTCCGGGATGGCGAATATAGTTCGTAAAGCTTCGTTGAACGTTCTTGGTCCGGGAAGTGTAACGGAAGAAAACACGAAATCTATGGGAGGAGAAGATTTCTCCGCATTTCTTATGAAGGTTCCGGGTTGTTATTTTTTCGTGGGTTCTAGAAATGAAGAAAAAGGATTCGTTTATCCGCATCATAGTTCCAAGTTCGACATAGACGAGGATTCTTTGTCGATTGGTCTTAACGTGCTCAAAGAAGCAATTAAAATCTATCACGAAGAAAACTGA
- a CDS encoding FAD-dependent thymidylate synthase: MSAQKPIVSLLDHSKDPFNLSIATARTCYSSKGILLPSDMIASEKSIEIRDKVAKSTKKAGHLTTRQHPQFIFTLDKVSRQFVWSFLHSHPFYNSEQVSQRYVEVKKENYYVPSELNGKLLELYLDAVDFASQAYFSYTEILHPFIQEEYFQIYKARANYPDKWQVPIKKKCLEVARYLLPLGTYTYLYHSINGLTLHRYYRLMNSYDVPQEQRTVVTEMVNQVRAVDPLYADEMDDPIPLEETTEYRYFDSVFGSGKREFHPEVSGNFVKEFDQELGARYSRLVSHSSNGPEILAQSVRSILGISKSSLSDQDAIDLVLNPAKNRHLTSTLNENSMSPISRALFNVQYSFQKRISHTADSQDQRHRMVPGGRPVLMSQYAGVPDYITPFVVQKYPELKEKYDTTHTRIFEKLNRFLDAGGSPEYGTYLLPNSFPIRFYESGDLLNLHHKWKSRTCYNAQEEIFQASVEELTDVMKVHPGIAKWIKAPCWIRLQGEVKPYCPEGDHYCGTQVWKRELSEYLRVI, encoded by the coding sequence ATGTCAGCCCAAAAACCGATCGTTTCACTTTTGGATCATAGCAAGGATCCGTTCAATCTTTCCATCGCTACGGCAAGGACGTGCTATTCTTCTAAAGGAATTCTTCTCCCTTCCGATATGATTGCGTCGGAGAAATCTATTGAAATCCGGGATAAAGTCGCTAAGTCCACGAAAAAGGCCGGGCACCTTACCACTCGCCAGCATCCCCAATTTATCTTCACTCTGGACAAGGTTTCTAGACAATTCGTGTGGTCTTTTCTACATTCTCATCCGTTTTATAATTCTGAACAAGTTTCCCAAAGATATGTGGAAGTTAAAAAGGAGAATTACTACGTTCCCTCCGAGTTAAATGGAAAACTTTTAGAACTTTATCTGGACGCGGTAGACTTTGCAAGTCAGGCTTACTTTTCCTACACGGAAATTTTACATCCTTTTATCCAAGAAGAATACTTTCAGATCTACAAAGCCCGCGCCAATTATCCTGACAAGTGGCAGGTTCCGATTAAAAAAAAATGTCTGGAAGTGGCACGTTATCTGCTACCTCTTGGAACTTATACCTATCTTTATCATTCCATCAACGGACTCACTCTACATCGTTACTACAGACTGATGAATTCCTACGACGTTCCGCAGGAACAAAGAACCGTGGTCACCGAAATGGTAAATCAAGTGCGAGCGGTCGATCCTTTGTATGCGGATGAGATGGATGATCCGATTCCTCTTGAAGAAACGACCGAGTATCGTTACTTCGATTCTGTATTCGGTTCCGGTAAAAGGGAATTTCATCCTGAAGTCTCAGGGAACTTCGTAAAGGAATTCGATCAAGAACTCGGAGCAAGATATTCCAGACTCGTTTCCCATTCTTCCAACGGTCCCGAAATTTTGGCACAATCTGTTCGTTCTATATTAGGAATTTCTAAATCTTCTCTGAGTGATCAGGATGCGATAGATTTGGTTTTAAATCCTGCAAAAAACAGGCATCTAACCTCCACTCTCAATGAAAATTCTATGAGTCCTATCTCCAGAGCCTTATTCAACGTTCAATATTCCTTCCAAAAAAGAATCTCTCACACTGCCGATAGTCAGGATCAAAGACATAGAATGGTTCCCGGTGGAAGACCGGTTCTCATGTCTCAATATGCTGGAGTTCCGGATTATATCACCCCTTTCGTGGTTCAAAAATATCCTGAACTCAAAGAAAAATACGACACGACTCACACTCGAATTTTCGAGAAGTTGAATCGCTTTTTGGATGCGGGAGGTTCTCCAGAATATGGTACTTATCTTTTGCCGAACAGTTTTCCGATTCGTTTTTACGAAAGTGGGGACCTTCTTAATCTACATCACAAATGGAAATCCAGAACCTGTTATAATGCTCAGGAAGAAATTTTCCAAGCCTCCGTGGAAGAACTTACAGACGTGATGAAGGTTCATCCTGGGATCGCAAAGTGGATTAAGGCTCCTTGCTGGATCCGCCTTCAAGGAGAGGTTAAACCCTACTGCCCGGAAGGGGATCACTATTGTGGAACCCAGGTTTGGAAAAGAGAATTATCCGAATATTTGAGAGTGATTTAA